A window from Acidobacteriota bacterium encodes these proteins:
- the trpB gene encoding tryptophan synthase subunit beta encodes MAPLAELETVYREAMADPAFRRRFADLLRDFVGRPTPLTFAARLGARCGGARIYLKREDLCHTGAHKINNALGQALLAQRMGKRRVIAETGAGQHGVATATAAALLGLSCAVYMGEEDMRRQALNVYRMKMLGAEVVPVSSGSRTLKDAVNEALRDWVTTVRDTHYILGSVLGPHPFPVMVRDFHAVIGREAREQILAASGTLPSLLVACVGGGSNSIGLFHAFLDDPVEMIGVEAGGKGLRGGEHAARFRGGSPGVLQGSRSYVLQDDDGNILGTHSVSAGLDYPAIGPEHAFLRDAGRISYAAASDAEALDAFHLLAALEGIVPALESAHAVAHILKIGAAYASRGPVILNISGRGDKDVDQVAALETTR; translated from the coding sequence AGCTCGAGACCGTGTACCGGGAGGCCATGGCCGACCCCGCTTTCCGGAGGCGCTTCGCCGATCTTCTCCGTGATTTCGTCGGCCGGCCGACGCCCCTCACCTTCGCGGCGCGCCTCGGCGCGCGCTGCGGCGGCGCGCGCATCTACCTCAAGCGCGAGGACCTCTGTCACACCGGCGCGCACAAGATCAACAACGCCCTGGGCCAGGCCCTCCTCGCGCAGCGGATGGGAAAGCGCCGCGTCATCGCCGAGACGGGGGCCGGGCAGCACGGCGTCGCGACGGCGACGGCCGCCGCTCTGCTGGGCCTCTCGTGCGCCGTCTACATGGGCGAGGAGGACATGCGCCGGCAGGCGCTCAACGTCTACCGGATGAAGATGCTCGGCGCCGAGGTGGTGCCGGTCTCGTCGGGAAGCCGGACGCTGAAGGACGCGGTCAATGAGGCTCTTCGCGACTGGGTCACGACGGTGCGCGACACTCACTACATCCTCGGCTCCGTCCTCGGGCCGCATCCCTTCCCGGTCATGGTGCGCGACTTCCACGCCGTCATCGGCCGCGAGGCGCGCGAGCAGATCCTCGCGGCGTCGGGGACTCTGCCGTCGCTCCTCGTCGCCTGCGTCGGAGGGGGGAGCAACTCGATCGGCCTCTTCCACGCGTTCCTCGACGACCCCGTCGAGATGATCGGCGTGGAGGCGGGGGGGAAGGGCCTTCGGGGCGGCGAGCATGCGGCGCGCTTTCGCGGCGGGAGCCCGGGAGTGCTCCAGGGATCGCGGAGCTACGTCCTCCAGGACGACGACGGGAACATCCTCGGGACGCACTCTGTGTCGGCGGGGCTCGACTACCCGGCGATCGGCCCGGAGCACGCCTTCCTTCGCGACGCCGGTCGGATTTCGTACGCGGCGGCGTCGGACGCCGAGGCGCTCGACGCGTTCCACCTTCTCGCGGCCCTCGAGGGGATCGTGCCGGCGCTGGAGTCGGCGCACGCGGTCGCGCACATCCTGAAGATCGGCGCGGCGTACGCGTCGCGGGGGCCGGTGATCCTGAACATCTCGGGGCGCGGCGACAAGGACGTCGATCAGGTCGCCGCCCTGGAAACGACGCGATGA
- a CDS encoding tryptophan synthase subunit alpha yields MTPGRIEAAFASSKWPVFIPYVTAGDPSADATLAICLALAEEGAGVIEIGVPFSDPLADGPVIQRACERALASGMTLSRALDLAMRVRAASRVALVLFSYVNPILRMGIELFALRAAASGIDGALVTDLPFEESGALRAALDGHDIRTITLLAPTSGAARISLLPQSAGGFIYYISRTGVTGEKAALPSGLADEVAALRKATSLPVAVGFGISTAEQYLRVGAIADGVVVGSAIVRAIEEGGGDPVGAARRAARRIVGEPGRAQG; encoded by the coding sequence ATGACGCCGGGGAGGATCGAGGCGGCGTTCGCATCCTCGAAGTGGCCGGTCTTCATCCCGTACGTCACGGCGGGGGACCCGAGCGCCGACGCCACGCTGGCGATCTGCCTCGCGCTCGCGGAAGAGGGGGCCGGGGTGATCGAGATCGGCGTCCCTTTCTCGGATCCTCTCGCGGACGGACCCGTGATTCAGCGCGCGTGCGAGAGAGCGCTTGCCTCAGGGATGACGCTCTCCCGGGCGCTCGACCTCGCGATGCGGGTGCGCGCGGCGTCCCGGGTGGCGCTCGTCCTCTTCAGCTACGTGAACCCCATTCTCCGGATGGGGATCGAGCTCTTCGCGCTGCGGGCCGCGGCTTCGGGGATCGACGGGGCGCTGGTGACGGATCTCCCGTTCGAGGAGTCGGGGGCTCTGCGCGCGGCGCTCGACGGCCACGACATCCGGACGATCACGCTGCTGGCGCCGACGAGCGGCGCGGCGCGGATTTCGCTGCTGCCGCAATCCGCCGGGGGGTTCATCTACTACATCTCGCGGACCGGGGTGACGGGGGAAAAGGCGGCGCTGCCGTCGGGGCTCGCCGACGAGGTCGCGGCTCTGCGGAAGGCGACATCGCTTCCCGTCGCGGTCGGCTTCGGGATCAGCACCGCGGAGCAGTACCTTCGCGTCGGGGCGATCGCGGACGGCGTGGTCGTCGGCTCGGCCATCGTGAGGGCGATCGAGGAAGGCGGTGGCGACCCGGTCGGCGCGGCACGAAGGGCGGCGCGGAGGATCGTCGGGGAGCCCGGGCGCGCTCAGGGTTGA
- a CDS encoding phosphatase PAP2 family protein encodes MREHGWRFTFAAGVNTAAVLYNRYVGFSREPLLFEDPPGFDKAVRATLKNPNDYNGFINRQSLVAFKVLGFSAIIGLDFGDRHEMANDMFGFADAILTNRGITSLVKNIVGRHRPGLEFADPNATGAASFDALNARRHYHRSFPSGHASGSFTMLSYLERTVARKVGLHSLARKFTFGVLYGMAGYVIYTRVDQDEHYLSDVLAGAALGTWEARTYYRLEHADEFADRVAERSARVVFHPPQILHGGAMMTVGIRFGADQP; translated from the coding sequence ATGAGGGAGCACGGCTGGCGCTTCACCTTCGCGGCAGGCGTCAACACGGCGGCCGTGCTCTACAACCGTTACGTCGGCTTTTCGCGCGAACCGCTGCTCTTCGAGGATCCGCCGGGGTTCGACAAGGCCGTCCGCGCCACGCTGAAGAACCCGAACGACTACAACGGTTTCATCAACCGGCAGTCCCTGGTCGCGTTCAAGGTTCTCGGCTTCTCCGCCATCATCGGTCTCGACTTCGGCGATCGTCACGAGATGGCGAACGACATGTTCGGGTTCGCCGATGCGATCCTCACGAACCGGGGGATCACTTCGCTGGTCAAGAACATCGTGGGACGCCACCGGCCCGGTCTCGAGTTCGCGGATCCGAACGCCACGGGGGCGGCCAGCTTCGACGCGCTGAACGCGCGGAGGCACTACCACCGGTCCTTCCCCTCCGGCCACGCCAGCGGCTCCTTCACGATGCTCTCGTACCTGGAGCGCACCGTCGCCCGCAAGGTCGGACTGCACAGCCTCGCGCGGAAGTTCACGTTCGGCGTGCTGTACGGCATGGCCGGATACGTCATCTACACCCGCGTCGACCAGGACGAGCACTACCTCTCCGACGTCCTCGCCGGCGCCGCGCTCGGGACCTGGGAGGCACGGACGTATTATCGGCTCGAGCACGCGGATGAGTTCGCAGATCGCGTCGCCGAGCGGTCCGCGCGCGTCGTCTTCCACCCGCCGCAGATCCTGCACGGCGGCGCGATGATGACGGTGGGAATCCGCTTCGGCGCCGATCAACCCTGA